A single genomic interval of Buchnera aphidicola str. Bp (Baizongia pistaciae) harbors:
- the ribE gene encoding 6,7-dimethyl-8-ribityllumazine synthase has protein sequence MKIVQETISTKTKKNIAIIISRYNNFINQHLLDGALDILKRIGQINQKNIPIIHVPGAYEIPIIASIISKQKKYNAIIALGTIIKGHTLHYSHISHAVNSGLTNISITNNIPISIGIITANNIEQAIERAGTKLGNKGSEAALTALEMINIINILAQNK, from the coding sequence ATGAAAATAGTTCAAGAAACAATTTCCACAAAAACTAAAAAAAACATTGCCATAATAATAAGTAGATATAATAATTTTATTAATCAACATTTACTAGATGGAGCACTTGATATTCTTAAACGAATAGGCCAAATTAACCAAAAAAACATACCTATAATACATGTTCCAGGAGCATATGAAATACCAATAATCGCTAGCATTATTTCAAAACAAAAAAAATATAATGCTATTATAGCTTTAGGTACTATTATTAAAGGACATACTCTTCATTATTCACATATATCTCATGCTGTTAACTCTGGATTAACTAACATTAGTATTACTAACAATATACCTATTTCTATTGGAATAATAACTGCTAATAATATAGAACAAGCTATAGAAAGAGCAGGTACAAAACTAGGGAATAAAGGCTCAGAAGCTGCATTAACAGCATTAGAAATGATCAATATTATTAATATTCTTGCACAAAATAAATAA
- the ribD gene encoding bifunctional diaminohydroxyphosphoribosylaminopyrimidine deaminase/5-amino-6-(5-phosphoribosylamino)uracil reductase RibD, whose amino-acid sequence MKDIFYMKKAIKLAKKGSLTTSPNPNVGCIIVNNNIIVGSGWHKKTGMKHAEIYALKTSGEKAKGATAYITLEPCSHFGKTPPCCVALTKYGISRVVIATLDPNPKVSGNGVKWLKKHGILVTIGTLSKESIKINKGFFQRMTTGIPWIKLKLASSIDGRTALNNGKSKWITSDKARHDVQHVREKSDAIISSSETILFDNPLLTVRNTNNNDNNQKLLKHSKTFLKQPIRVIIDSKNRITPSHKCIKQPGLLFLIRIHSDNNIWPSHIKQIILNNKSKKIDLIDLVKMLAKYQINNILIEAGPSLSSSFLKLNIINELIIYIAPKILGNYAKPLFFLENYSNLSDVPQFKFEKITQIGKDLKLILTKHNSS is encoded by the coding sequence ATGAAAGATATTTTTTATATGAAAAAAGCTATTAAGTTAGCCAAAAAAGGAAGTTTAACGACATCACCTAATCCTAACGTAGGATGTATTATCGTTAATAATAACATTATAGTAGGAAGTGGATGGCACAAAAAAACTGGGATGAAACATGCAGAAATCTATGCTCTAAAAACTTCTGGAGAAAAAGCAAAAGGAGCTACTGCATACATAACATTAGAACCATGTAGCCATTTTGGTAAAACTCCCCCTTGTTGTGTAGCGCTAACAAAATATGGAATTTCTCGCGTTGTTATAGCAACATTAGATCCCAATCCTAAAGTTTCTGGAAACGGTGTTAAATGGCTTAAAAAACATGGAATATTAGTTACAATAGGAACCTTATCTAAAGAATCTATAAAAATTAATAAAGGATTTTTTCAAAGAATGACAACAGGAATACCGTGGATTAAACTTAAATTAGCTAGTTCAATTGATGGACGTACAGCATTAAATAACGGAAAAAGCAAATGGATTACTTCTGATAAAGCGCGCCATGATGTTCAACATGTTAGAGAAAAATCAGACGCAATTATTAGTAGTAGCGAAACTATACTTTTTGACAATCCACTACTAACTGTGAGAAATACTAATAATAATGATAACAATCAAAAATTATTAAAACACTCTAAAACGTTTTTAAAACAACCTATTCGTGTAATTATTGATAGCAAAAATAGAATAACACCATCACATAAATGCATTAAACAACCAGGTTTACTATTCTTAATAAGAATACACAGCGATAATAATATATGGCCAAGTCATATTAAACAAATTATATTAAATAATAAAAGCAAAAAAATAGATTTAATAGATTTAGTAAAAATGTTAGCCAAATACCAAATTAATAATATACTAATAGAGGCAGGGCCATCATTGTCTAGTTCATTTTTAAAATTAAACATAATTAATGAATTAATTATATATATAGCTCCAAAAATATTAGGAAATTATGCTAAACCCCTATTTTTCCTAGAAAATTATTCAAATTTATCAGATGTTCCACAATTTAAATTTGAAAAAATTACTCAAATAGGAAAAGATTTAAAATTAATATTAACAAAACATAACTCAAGCTAA
- the nusB gene encoding transcription antitermination factor NusB — protein MKSKTKTRRKAREYAVQALYSWQISKNDIYDVINHFKKNKTINEIDQIYFYELIIGITKNLKYLDELMRPYLSRTIQELGQIEKAILRISFFELDKRYDIPFKVTINESIELAKLFGAKDSHKFINGVLDKASLKLRKNNSNKN, from the coding sequence ATGAAATCTAAAACAAAAACTAGACGTAAAGCACGGGAATATGCCGTTCAAGCATTATATTCATGGCAAATATCCAAAAATGATATTTATGATGTCATTAATCATTTTAAAAAAAATAAAACTATTAATGAAATAGACCAAATATATTTTTATGAACTGATAATCGGAATTACTAAAAACTTAAAATATTTAGATGAATTAATGAGACCTTATTTATCTAGAACTATACAAGAACTTGGACAAATTGAAAAAGCAATTCTAAGAATATCATTTTTTGAACTAGATAAAAGATATGATATTCCTTTTAAAGTAACAATTAACGAAAGTATTGAACTAGCAAAATTATTCGGAGCTAAAGATAGTCATAAATTTATTAATGGTGTTCTAGATAAAGCTTCTTTAAAACTTAGAAAAAATAACTCTAACAAAAACTAA